In uncultured Cohaesibacter sp., a genomic segment contains:
- a CDS encoding circularly permuted type 2 ATP-grasp protein translates to MELDKASRPATGLPDNSAQDSALPPVDASLLYQTRPGIHDEMMDPDGSIMPHWQHWFAAFSRWSPEERSANWDELNEVVRETGIAYDLFADPNETKQPWSIDLAPLIIAPEEWQWLKVALAQRARLFNAMHNDLYGHRRLLYEGHVPAALVLSDPSYLRPMRGNQSAYNGIQFYAADLAKMPDGTWRVLDNHAETPAGLGFALANRIALTHCEGNLFRSSKAIRLASYFQQLQSTLVKRTELEDPYIAILSPGPEHPDYFSHAYLARYLGYLLVEGGDLVYQNNRICLKTLAGLKPIDLIIRSIEGLNADPLELNPNGMDGTTSMVQAIRDKGIIMANQLGTSVIENRALAPYLPEICKFLLGEELMLHEAPRWWLGDAASRKHVVENLDTVLISDAHEGSGRPGEARPATDPSTLSQEERNGLVERIMLFGNNLVAEQKTGYATTPSWSGERLEPQPFAIRFYSSRKEQGYDILPGGLSMSVGEQRAIGLHSPEGLTRDVWIVSETQPEPFESIWASITRQGSYSRAGRSLQSRIADNLFWLGRNIERIEWQFRLCRQALARLTEDSGPEEDQRTIVSALNTLILRAPKAQIFDAGFGGMNEIERLVRTILYGKNRAYGFQESLSHMHRLTGLTRDRLSAEAWRILNEFFTDQRWYKEPGFTHTGHVIDLLDKGLMVLAAFSGMAMENMTRNYGWRFLDIGRRIERAENLSGLLNRLIFAPGMADDTSRRMMFILEVADSFITYRSRYRITPTLPAVIDLLLLDETNPRSIAFQIAALYDHINYLPQEPESGLRSEENRLLLELLTDLQLSEGHKLAQIPLFEQDKDIEEIISEECRLEQLLNNQISKLPQLTEILTRRYFTHTEEQAQRI, encoded by the coding sequence ATGGAGTTGGATAAGGCCTCTCGCCCAGCAACCGGTCTGCCTGACAACAGCGCGCAAGACAGCGCCCTGCCGCCTGTCGACGCAAGCCTGCTGTATCAGACACGCCCCGGCATCCATGATGAAATGATGGATCCGGACGGATCGATCATGCCCCATTGGCAACATTGGTTCGCAGCCTTCTCCCGCTGGAGCCCGGAAGAAAGATCCGCCAATTGGGATGAGCTGAATGAGGTCGTCCGCGAAACCGGCATTGCCTATGACCTGTTTGCCGATCCCAACGAGACCAAGCAGCCATGGTCCATCGATCTGGCTCCCCTCATCATCGCGCCGGAAGAATGGCAATGGCTGAAAGTGGCGCTGGCCCAGAGGGCGCGCCTTTTCAACGCCATGCATAATGACCTCTATGGCCATCGCCGCCTGCTTTATGAAGGCCATGTTCCCGCCGCTCTGGTGCTGAGTGATCCTTCCTATCTGCGTCCGATGCGCGGCAATCAGAGCGCCTATAACGGCATCCAGTTCTACGCTGCCGACCTTGCCAAAATGCCGGACGGAACCTGGCGCGTGCTGGACAACCATGCCGAAACGCCCGCCGGGCTCGGCTTTGCGCTTGCCAACAGGATCGCGCTGACCCATTGCGAGGGCAATCTGTTCCGCTCCAGCAAGGCCATCCGCCTCGCCTCCTATTTCCAGCAGTTGCAATCCACGCTGGTCAAGCGCACCGAACTGGAAGATCCCTATATCGCGATCCTCTCTCCCGGCCCGGAACATCCGGACTATTTCTCCCATGCCTATCTGGCCCGCTATCTTGGCTATCTGCTGGTTGAGGGGGGAGATCTCGTCTATCAGAATAACCGCATCTGCCTCAAAACCCTTGCCGGCCTCAAGCCCATTGACCTGATCATCCGCTCGATCGAAGGGCTCAATGCCGATCCGCTGGAACTCAATCCCAACGGCATGGATGGCACCACCTCGATGGTGCAGGCCATTCGCGACAAGGGCATCATCATGGCCAACCAGCTGGGAACCTCGGTCATCGAAAACCGTGCGCTGGCTCCCTATCTACCGGAAATCTGCAAATTCCTGCTTGGTGAAGAGCTGATGCTGCATGAAGCCCCGCGCTGGTGGCTTGGCGATGCCGCAAGCCGCAAGCATGTGGTGGAAAATCTTGATACCGTGTTGATCTCGGATGCCCATGAAGGATCCGGTCGCCCCGGCGAAGCCCGCCCGGCGACGGACCCCTCCACCCTGTCACAGGAGGAGAGAAACGGGCTGGTTGAACGGATCATGCTGTTTGGCAACAATCTGGTCGCCGAGCAGAAAACCGGATATGCCACCACGCCGAGCTGGTCCGGGGAAAGACTGGAGCCGCAACCCTTTGCCATCCGCTTCTACAGCTCGCGCAAGGAACAGGGCTACGACATTCTCCCCGGCGGCCTGTCCATGTCTGTTGGTGAACAGCGCGCCATCGGTCTGCATTCTCCCGAAGGGCTGACAAGAGATGTCTGGATTGTCTCCGAAACCCAGCCCGAGCCTTTCGAAAGCATCTGGGCCAGCATCACCCGGCAGGGTTCCTATTCACGCGCCGGTCGCTCCCTGCAGAGCCGTATCGCCGATAACCTGTTCTGGCTGGGGCGCAATATCGAGCGCATCGAATGGCAATTCAGGCTCTGCCGACAGGCACTGGCCCGCCTCACCGAGGATAGCGGCCCCGAAGAGGACCAGCGCACCATCGTCTCTGCCCTCAACACCCTGATATTGCGAGCGCCGAAGGCCCAGATTTTCGATGCCGGCTTTGGCGGTATGAACGAGATCGAGCGGCTGGTACGCACGATTCTCTATGGCAAGAATCGCGCCTATGGTTTTCAGGAGAGCCTTTCACACATGCACAGGCTGACAGGCCTTACGCGTGATCGCCTGTCTGCCGAAGCCTGGCGCATTCTCAATGAATTCTTCACCGACCAGCGCTGGTACAAGGAGCCGGGCTTTACCCATACCGGACATGTCATCGATCTGCTCGACAAGGGACTGATGGTTCTGGCCGCATTCTCCGGCATGGCGATGGAAAATATGACGCGCAATTATGGCTGGCGCTTCCTCGATATCGGTCGCCGCATCGAACGGGCGGAGAATCTGTCCGGCCTGCTCAACAGGCTGATTTTCGCCCCCGGTATGGCCGATGATACCTCCCGCCGCATGATGTTCATTCTCGAAGTGGCCGACAGTTTCATCACCTATCGCTCACGCTATCGCATCACGCCAACCTTGCCGGCGGTGATCGACCTGCTGCTGCTGGACGAAACCAACCCGCGCTCCATCGCCTTCCAGATAGCGGCGCTCTATGACCATATCAACTATCTGCCACAGGAACCCGAAAGCGGCCTGCGCAGCGAGGAAAACCGGCTTCTGCTTGAGCTTCTGACCGATCTGCAACTGTCCGAAGGGCACAAGCTCGCACAGATCCCGCTATTTGAGCAGGACAAGGATATCGAAGAGATCATCTCGGAAGAATGCCGCCTTGAGCAATTGCTGAACAATCAGATTTCAAAATTGCCACAGCTGACCGAG